GACGGTAATCTCTTCAATATTGACGACATAATGGACACTTGAAGGTTATTATTTGTTCTTCTCCGACTGGATGTctttcaacttttcaattttcacTGCTGCTTAcgtaattaatttaaaaaataaaatgtaaaaatcaataatttacGGTTACAAGTTAGATTAGTACCTGATACCTCTTATCAAATGCCTACAAGGAAGTTGTCAAATACTATGAAAGCTGATTGTAATACTATGTAAACACAGCCAATTCCATTGATCTACTCTCCATCAGGATTCGATTCATAATAATTGTGTTTATAATacttttgaagaattctttTGTGAGTCGTAGTATATAAGCTCTCTATTTGTTAATTTTGTAGAAAACCGCCACATCGAACTCAAATGTAAAGAAGCATGTATCAGTCAGATTAATGAAAACAGCAACAGTCACAAGTTGACTTACATAGCTTTCTTTTCGCGTCTTCAGTGGAATGCCAGATACAAAATGGCTCTGAACCCGCGTAAATCATCCCATATTGTGTACATATTAGTttgatttggaattatATGAGTCGATTTGTGATCATCTGAGAGAATATGTGTTCCCTCTGATTATACATTTAGCGAAAgatctaattcatcataCATCTCAAAATTATACCACGAGAAATTTTGCAGTTGCCAGAAGCGGCTGCATAGACCGAATTTTAAGTGATGGGCTCATTATATTTCAGAACATAGGACCATATTTGTATTCACGTCACTACATACTCAATAATCACATATTTATTGCAGATGGAAATGGATCCTGATCAGTATCAATATCTATATGCTTAAATCTACATAGGTACACCAAAAGACCTAACGTGTGAGCATCAAAATGAGTATGTAGGTTAGAAATGTGCCTGTTATCACTACTCAGATATCATGATATCATTATCCAACCACCCTCCGAAGACATATTAACCTAGCCACTGTAAACCTCTATGTAGATCGTAAGCTTGAGCACCCATTTAGATCACAGTAACTAAAGGCCGTAAATTCTACGGCAGATCAAACCATCTTGAGCAAATTACCGAAAATGACACAAAAATTAGTAGAGAAGATCTACAAAGCCTCTTCATAAAGTGAGGTCTAGAGTTAAATATAGAAAGTTGgatttttttcaagtaCCAATAGATTAGGGTTATTTTTACCGAAGATTATATTCATAGACATAAGGATCTAGAGATTAGATCAATAAGGGgattatttataaaaaaaacTGATAAGGAGTTAGCATTAAAATTGAGGTTTCATAATTCTTGAATCAGGGCGTTTGGGATATATTGATCAAAATGGATCAAGGAATAGGACAGCCACATCCAGATATATACGTGCGGTCACCTAGCGAGGACTTGTTAGATGGAAATGCTAGTAGAACGATGTTTGGCGAAATTAGAACATCTTTAAGGCTGTCATCAATAGGCGATGCAGAAAGCATCCAGTCATTCAGGACAGGCATGAGCCAGAGGAGACGGCGGCCATCGACAAAGAAGAGTTCGTCTACGGGTAAATCGAGCGAAACCTTATCGTTAAAAATGCAAAAGAATCATAACACATCGGGGCCGAATACGCCAGTTATAGAAGAAACGTCgtttattaataaagcTACAAAAGAGCATAATTTTGAAGCATTAAAGGAAGGATTGGGGTTTGCATTAGGGACAGCTGAGACGGGAGCCAACTGGTTTCCTGTAACACCGGATCCAAAATCGGGGTCTGAGAAAAATCAGAATGGGTCATCAGATAATCTCTCACAAGATCTCACATCTGCTACAGACGAAGGGTACACGGACACGATTCAGCTAGATAATTTAAGTACTGGACGGATAAATAATCACTTTAATCGAGATACCAATAAATCGGCATATTTATCTCCATTTGACGATCCAACACACTACCAACCCGACTATGGTCCTACTACGCCTACTTCAGACATGGAATTTAGTTTTAATGATACTACTAATCCTGATCTTTTAGAAGCGGGTCACTTGACGCCTACATCAGGATCGGCTCCACCGCATTCTAAAATATCGAATGTGCTTACCAGATTGTCTGATCGTATTGCAGGAAATAGGACGGGATCCTCTCCAACGGCAACATCTCCATCGAAGAGCTCTAGACGCTTGAGTACGTATAGTGAAGGCGAAAGCCCTGTATCTCCAATGAGAATGACTCTGTTTTCGCAGCATGGGTCTGATTCAGcttccaataataatggatcTGATTCTGCctccaataataataatgggTCCGATAACGCTTCTAATGATCCGCATTATTTACCAGATGTCACTGTGACTgatgaatttcaaaatgaaaattatctTCAAGGGACGAATGCATCAGAGGGCCTTGGGctctttttgaataagGATTCATATTTGAGTACAGATTCCTTACGAAATAACAACCCACAACCATCACCTGTCACATCTTCACATAATCCATTACTACTGCAGCTATCTCCTGAGAAATTAGACACAGAAAATAACAATTTACGCAAACCAATTAAAAAAGGTACGTTTACTGATACTAGGACTATGTATTTTTTTGgaaaatctttgaaaattttttcacCACAGTCTAGTGTACGTCTTCTTTGTCATAAGATTCTGTCAAACCGGTCAACTAATTTACTTCTATTGGTTTTGCTTGTTTTACAAACTGCACTACTTTCATACAGGCAATGGAACCCCATGCATTTAGGTGGGTATTATTACGCAGGATATAACTGGGCTGATTACATTTTGATTGTCATTAACATAGTTTATACCATCGAGGTATTCGCCAAGATTATTGCATATGGGTTTATTGATGATCATGCTATGTTTAAAGAATTGGGCTTACTTTATCCCGAAAATGACGTTAAAATTATGTACTCTAATCTGAAATACATCAAAGGTTTTCTACGTATGTTAggattattgaaatttgcTGCAAAAAGAAGTGGCGACAAGAATATTCCTCCACAACacatgaaaaattcattcGATGGATTGAATGATTCTagtgatgatattgatgtaaaagaaattaatcTTGGTGAAGACGCACCTACAAACACTGATCTGCCAGAACATAAAAGTAGTAATCCATTCGTGGATCCTTCGATGAATATCCAAAAAAAATACAGCGATACTAACTTGCATGATGAAACATCGACTAATATTTTAGAAGAACATGATAGTGATAGTCTGGATTTAGTTGACGAACCTGTTTTGGATTCACAAAGGTTTGATGTAAAGAATACACTTTTATTGTCGAAACCAAGAGGGAGAAATATTGACCAACTTCATTTAAAAAGAGCATTCCTTAGAAATAGTTGGCATAGAATAGATTTTCTTTCTATGATATTCTTCTGGATGTCgttatttttatcaattaatgaatatgatAGTAAACATCATATCATGCTATTTAGAGCTTTGAGTTGTTTAAGGATTTTAAGATTGTGTAATTTGACTACTGGTACCACAACTATATTGACGGCTTGTAAAGTAGCTATTCCACAATTAATTGatgtttcaatttttatttgctGTTTCTGGTTATTCTTTGGAATCATTGGTGTCCAATCTTTCAAGTCTTCTTTCACAAGACAATGTGTCTGGTTTAACCCGAATGATTCTAATGATACTTACATTAACGAGGGACAATATTGTGGGTCTTACATCGGCTTAGATGGAAAAGCTATGCCTTACATTCTAAGAGATGGGCTGCATTCAAGTACAAAAAAGGGATTCACATGCCCTAAATACTCAAAATGTATAAGTGACAAAAATCCTTATGGTGGAACTGTAAACTTCgataatattcttcaatcgATGGAATTAGTGTTTGTAATCATGAGTGCTAACACGTTCACTGATTTGATGTATGATACAATGAACTCAGATAATATGGCTGCCTGTctattttttatatttgcCATCTTTATTTTAACAGTTTGGTTAATTAATGTTTTTGTCGCTGTAATTGTTGCATCCTTTACTATTACTAGAAGAGAGGCTGCTGAAGAGAAGAAACAGCAAAAGAATGGTAATAAAACGTGGAAGATTTTCGGTTCAGCAAACCAGGAAGTATCTTTACACACAGAGAGATTAAATTTGCTCAAGAAGCAAAACGTATTCTTGaagtattattataaatttgagTTCATATTTGTGATCCTCATATTTGTCAGTTTATTTGTTCAATGCTTTCGCGATTTTAATATGAACAATAATATGCGTCATATTTTGTATCGATTTGAAGCTAGTATTACAGGGATACTCCTTGCTGAGATAGTACTTCGTCTTGGTTTTCATTTTCCAAATTGGAGATTATTTTTCATCtccagaagaaattgttttgatttattcTTAGCTGTCATTACAACAATAATTATCATTGGGCCAATCAAAGAAAAGCTAGGCCATGCTTATTATTGGTTGACCATCTTCCAATTATTGAGATTCTATAGGGTGGTCTTGGCTACAAATATAACAAGAAAGCTCTGGTTGAAGATAATGGGTAATTTCAAAGCgatttttgatttaacattgttctttttcattcttaCATTCTTAGCTAGCATTATCACTTCCAGGTTTTTCGAAGGCACTATACCGAAGGATGAacttgatgatattgattttcCAATGCATACTCTACCAAATGCGTTTATTGCTCTTTATGTTATTACATCAACAGAAAATTGGACAGATATTTTATATGCTCTACAGGAATTCTCTTCGACAACGTCTTCGAGAGCTTTTGGTGCAATGCTTTTAATAGGGTGGTTTATAATATCCAATATggttattttgaatatttttattgcGGTTATTGCTAGAACTTTAGAAGTGTCTGAAGAAGGTAAGAGAAAACAACAgctaattcaatttatcgACAATATGACAGAAAGGTTACAAAATCTAGAACATGAGCCAGGAATGTTGacaaaaatgaagaataaattatttggaaaGAGAGGCGTAAAGCATGAATTAGAGAAGGCTGTTGTTAATTTGCTTTTGAGTGGTACCGCGgtaaatgattttttaGAGACAGAAGCTAATGACGACGATGTAAATGATGATACAGAAATTAAAAACTTAcccaattcttcttggaaAAGATGGTTTCAGGTTAATTATTGGCGTACAAAAAGTTTTTTTAGAAACCCATTCTATGCATCGAAAAGTAAGAAACCTGAAATTACCAATTTTGATCCTGCTCATTTTGCACAAAACATTATTTCAGAGAGAAATATACTTATTTCAAAACAGaataaattcttgaaagaaaatccaaaattcaataacGTTTTTTACGTCATGGGGCCACGTCATAGACTAAGAAGAATGTGCCAACGTCTTGTTAAGTCTAGTTATGGTGAAAGAATTGACGGAGTAGAACCAAATAAAACAGTTTCTGAAACTTTCATAGTGGTAATGTTTTTAGCTACGATAGGATTGGTTGTTACAGCCTGTTATCTTACACCATTATTCAGGAAAGAAATGACTTCCAAATATGGCTATATGAATTTCAcattttttcttgaaattggGTTTGTTGCGTTATTCacaattgaattctttattcGAATTATTGCGGATGGATTGATATTTACACCTAATGCCTACTTGAGATCTTCTTGGaattttattgatgtaATAGtcttaatttcattatgGATTGAGTTAATTGCTACTTTAAAAAATGATGGAAATCTATCTAGGATTGTTAGAGGATTGAAAGCCTTAAGAACCTTGAGACTTTTGACTATTAGTGAAACtgcaaaaaataatttccaTAATACTATTATTTCAGGATTCtggaaaattattaatgcTGCCATCATTTCtctttgtttattattcCCTTTCGCAATTTGGGGTTTAAACATTTTCAATGGTAGATTAGGATATTGCATTGACGGTGAATCTTATGAATCGGGTTGCATTCATGAATATGAGAATCAAGTATTTAATTGGAATGTTATGAGTCCTAACGTGTATACTAATCCGTACTTggaatttgatgattttggaaCTTCCTTCTCATCattgtttcaaattatttcGTTAGAGGGATGGGtggatttattattggatgTGATGAAAATTACGGGTGTTGGCACCCCACCTGAAGATTTTGCATCCCCGTTTAATGGCTTTTTTGTTGTCTTATTTAACTTTACGAgtattgtatttattttgacGTTATTCGTCTCGGTTATTATCAGTAACTATTCAAAGACCACTGGTAGGGCATATATGACGAAAGACCAAATTTCTTGGTATCAGGTCAAGAAATTCTTAGTACAGGTTAGGCCTTCAAAAAGAAAGGACTTTAATCTGTTATCCTTCTTTCAGAAATTTTGCTACTCCATGACTGTGGAAAAAAATACGTATTGGCATGAGACATTGAATTTTGTTTTGCTAATGCATGTATTGGCTTTGTTATTAGAATGCTTCCCTTCGTATGATGGGTTAGATACATTCAGAGCTGTGATTTATATGATTACAGCGCTGTTGTTTTTGATTAATGCACTTATGTTATTTATTGGACAAGGTGCCAGGACTTTCATTAGATATAAATGGAATGTCTTTAATCTTGTTGTTTCTTCAGGAGCATTCTTGACTACAATTATTGCATTTTTTGTGAGTTCGGAAAATCCATTcctcaatttcaataaattgttcttgGTAGGTATTTTAACGTTTATTATTCCTAGAAGCAATAGATTGAGTGAATTGTTGAGGTTTGCTTCGGCTAGTTTACCTACATTGCTATCTTTATCGTTCACGTGGATTATTGTCTTCTTGGTCTTTGCTATAGCtatgaatcaaatttttGGATTAACGAAAGTGGGTCCTAATACGTCGAATAATATCAACTTGAGGTCAGTTCCAAAAGCCCTAATTTTGCTTTTTAGGTGTAGTTTTGGGGAAGGTTGGAACTTTATTATGGACGATTTTGCATTAGTTGAACCATATTGCTCATCAATCGATAGTAtggatgataatgattgTGGTAGTAGGCAATATGCttatattttgtttatgCTGTGGAATGTGGTATCGATGTacatatttttgaatatgttCGTTTCATTGATTATTGATAGTTTCAGTTACATTAATAATAGGTCTTCATACAGCCATTTAATTAAGCGAGAGGAGATACGAAAGTTTAAAAGGGCGTGGCAGAAATTTGATCCAGAAGGATCGGGATATATCAGGCCATTTGATTTACCAAGATTTTTGCATTCATTGGATGGTGCTTTAGCCTTTCATTTTTACTCAGGTTCACTTGAAATTCCTGTATTATGTCGCCAATGGTTCAAACGTAATCAAAAAGATGATCCATATGATATAACTGTGAATTATAAAGCAATTGATCAAACCTTAAGTTTAATGGATGTTCCTAGGATTAGGGAGAGACGCAAAGCGTACGAAAGATTCATGGAAGAAGCTATCATGAATATGGAACTTAATGGTGATCCTGGAATTTCATTTACTAGAATTATCTTGCAGTTACCATTGTATGCATCATTTGAAGCTGGCCAGTGTCTTAACTTGATTGACTTCTTGGACCGTCGTCTTTTGGTGCAAAAAGTCGAAAAAAGATTACATACTAAGAGGGTATATGAAACAATCGCTTCATACGCATGTCGCTGGAAATATGTTAACAATAGGAACCAAGGTATTAGAGATACTAATATAGATTTCAGCAACGGGATTAAAAGAAATAGCTATTTAGCTAATGAAAACTTGGAAGTTAATGCCCCTTCTATATTTGTTACGGATACCAATGACAGCTATGATTCGTTTGATAAGGAGGAAGATGAGACAGTTCCCTTAACAAAGTCTGCAGGTTATATGGAAGaggatgataatgaaaatggtgGGACAACAAGTGGAGTATATGTTCCAAAATCACCATTGCATATTTACAACTCCAGAAACAGAGCACATAATCATGAATCCCCAGAAAAAAAGCCTAAAAGTAAAACACCGCCGAAgttatatattcaaataccGACATCACACATGAGATCAGGAGGTACAAGTCCTACGAGTCCTATTGATGATGCGATTAATATATCACCGTTTTTAAACTCTGCTAAGATCGATGATGACACATTGACTGAAGCTAACGTTTCCTTGATAGATCTTTCGAATCTTAGTGAGACATTAGAGAATTCTCAATGGGGTGATGCATTCAGAGAAGTTCAATCAGATAGAAAaactgaaaataataaggatGCAAATAAAGAGGAATAGGATTCTGAAACCTAAAGTTTTACATCATTATATAAACTCATTCAGGagattatttataatttctAATATACACTTTAactttatataattaatctGTTTTCATATCATTCAAACccaaatcttcattcaTTTCATGAGTTCTTTCAAAGTCTTCAATAATCATATTAGGATCA
The nucleotide sequence above comes from Debaryomyces hansenii CBS767 chromosome A complete sequence. Encoded proteins:
- a CDS encoding DEHA2D14586p (weakly similar to uniprot|P50077 Saccharomyces cerevisiae YGR217W CCH1 Voltage-gated calcium channel involved in calcium influx in response to mating pheromones); this encodes MDQGIGQPHPDIYVRSPSEDLLDGNASRTMFGEIRTSLRSSSIGDAESIQSFRTGMSQRRRRPSTKKSSSTGKSSETLSLKMQKNHNTSGPNTPVIEETSFINKATKEHNFEALKEGLGFALGTAETGANWFPVTPDPKSGSEKNQNGSSDNLSQDLTSATDEGYTDTIQLDNLSTGRINNHFNRDTNKSAYLSPFDDPTHYQPDYGPTTPTSDMEFSFNDTTNPDLLEAGHLTPTSGSAPPHSKISNVLTRLSDRIAGNRTGSSPTATSPSKSSRRLSTYSEGESPVSPMRMTSFSQHGSDSASNNNGSDSASNNNNGSDNASNDPHYLPDVTVTDEFQNENYLQGTNASEGLGLFLNKDSYLSTDSLRNNNPQPSPVTSSHNPLLSQLSPEKLDTENNNLRKPIKKGTFTDTRTMYFFGKSLKIFSPQSSVRLLCHKISSNRSTNLLLLVLLVLQTALLSYRQWNPMHLGGYYYAGYNWADYILIVINIVYTIEVFAKIIAYGFIDDHAMFKELGLLYPENDVKIMYSNSKYIKGFLRMLGLLKFAAKRSGDKNIPPQHMKNSFDGLNDSSDDIDVKEINLGEDAPTNTDSPEHKSSNPFVDPSMNIQKKYSDTNLHDETSTNILEEHDSDSSDLVDEPVLDSQRFDVKNTLLLSKPRGRNIDQLHLKRAFLRNSWHRIDFLSMIFFWMSLFLSINEYDSKHHIMLFRALSCLRILRLCNLTTGTTTILTACKVAIPQLIDVSIFICCFWLFFGIIGVQSFKSSFTRQCVWFNPNDSNDTYINEGQYCGSYIGLDGKAMPYILRDGSHSSTKKGFTCPKYSKCISDKNPYGGTVNFDNILQSMELVFVIMSANTFTDLMYDTMNSDNMAACLFFIFAIFILTVWLINVFVAVIVASFTITRREAAEEKKQQKNGNKTWKIFGSANQEVSLHTERLNLLKKQNVFLKYYYKFEFIFVILIFVSLFVQCFRDFNMNNNMRHILYRFEASITGILLAEIVLRLGFHFPNWRLFFISRRNCFDLFLAVITTIIIIGPIKEKLGHAYYWLTIFQLLRFYRVVLATNITRKLWLKIMGNFKAIFDLTLFFFILTFLASIITSRFFEGTIPKDELDDIDFPMHTLPNAFIALYVITSTENWTDILYALQEFSSTTSSRAFGAMLLIGWFIISNMVILNIFIAVIARTLEVSEEGKRKQQLIQFIDNMTERLQNLEHEPGMLTKMKNKLFGKRGVKHELEKAVVNLLLSGTAVNDFLETEANDDDVNDDTEIKNLPNSSWKRWFQVNYWRTKSFFRNPFYASKSKKPEITNFDPAHFAQNIISERNILISKQNKFLKENPKFNNVFYVMGPRHRLRRMCQRLVKSSYGERIDGVEPNKTVSETFIVVMFLATIGLVVTACYLTPLFRKEMTSKYGYMNFTFFLEIGFVALFTIEFFIRIIADGLIFTPNAYLRSSWNFIDVIVLISLWIELIATLKNDGNLSRIVRGLKALRTLRLLTISETAKNNFHNTIISGFWKIINAAIISLCLLFPFAIWGLNIFNGRLGYCIDGESYESGCIHEYENQVFNWNVMSPNVYTNPYLEFDDFGTSFSSLFQIISLEGWVDLLLDVMKITGVGTPPEDFASPFNGFFVVLFNFTSIVFILTLFVSVIISNYSKTTGRAYMTKDQISWYQVKKFLVQVRPSKRKDFNSLSFFQKFCYSMTVEKNTYWHETLNFVLLMHVLALLLECFPSYDGLDTFRAVIYMITASLFLINALMLFIGQGARTFIRYKWNVFNLVVSSGAFLTTIIAFFVSSENPFLNFNKLFLVGILTFIIPRSNRLSELLRFASASLPTLLSLSFTWIIVFLVFAIAMNQIFGLTKVGPNTSNNINLRSVPKALILLFRCSFGEGWNFIMDDFALVEPYCSSIDSMDDNDCGSRQYAYILFMSWNVVSMYIFLNMFVSLIIDSFSYINNRSSYSHLIKREEIRKFKRAWQKFDPEGSGYIRPFDLPRFLHSLDGALAFHFYSGSLEIPVLCRQWFKRNQKDDPYDITVNYKAIDQTLSLMDVPRIRERRKAYERFMEEAIMNMELNGDPGISFTRIILQLPLYASFEAGQCLNLIDFLDRRLLVQKVEKRLHTKRVYETIASYACRWKYVNNRNQGIRDTNIDFSNGIKRNSYLANENLEVNAPSIFVTDTNDSYDSFDKEEDETVPLTKSAGYMEEDDNENGGTTSGVYVPKSPLHIYNSRNRAHNHESPEKKPKSKTPPKLYIQIPTSHMRSGGTSPTSPIDDAINISPFLNSAKIDDDTLTEANVSLIDLSNLSETLENSQWGDAFREVQSDRKTENNKDANKEE